One window of the Vicia villosa cultivar HV-30 ecotype Madison, WI unplaced genomic scaffold, Vvil1.0 ctg.001502F_1_1, whole genome shotgun sequence genome contains the following:
- the LOC131635504 gene encoding tetraspanin-8-like, whose translation MLDVHSKSAGSIGRSFQGEFQRWELFPLATEDKPVLANQFFSGYCKPSEDCSFRYVSPTDWTPRTVNSTNLDYKAWNNDSKILCFDCQSCKAVLLQNLKTDWKKVVVVNIIFLIFLVIVLKHAQESLPSEDTNIASASVSNITSFFEALG comes from the exons ATGTTGGATGTACATTCAAAGAG TGCAGGAAGTATTGGAAGAAGTTTTCAAGGTGAGTTTCAGCGTTGGGAGCTTTTCCCTCTCGCGACTGAAGACAAACCAGTTTTAGCTAATCAGTTTTTT TCTGGATATTGTAAGCCTTCAGAGGACTGTAGTTTTAGATATGTGAGCCCTACAGACTGGACGCCCAGAACTGTTAACTCTACCAACCTTGACTATAAAGCTTGGAATAATGATTCAAAGATTCTGTGTTTTGATTGCCAATCTTGCAAGGCTGTCTTACTGCAAAACCTCAAGACTGATTGGAAGAAGGTGGTCGTTGTCAACATCATATTCTTGATTTTCTTGGTCATTGTCCTGAAACATGCCCAAGAGTCGCTACCGTCTGAAGATACAAATATTGCATCTGCAAGTGTCTCAAATATTACATCATTTTTTGAAGCCTTAGGGTGA